One genomic region from Lineus longissimus chromosome 6, tnLinLong1.2, whole genome shotgun sequence encodes:
- the LOC135489987 gene encoding uncharacterized protein LOC135489987: MQRRKRSCSLDGRTARRRHQQHVQQQRQLQPPTNQNDDHNLLPEEFTLGAMNTVCQFCEALRFKKEPLNCCHNGKINLPPLPQYPHQLEPLFTTNTAMTRNFLDNIRQYNSSVAFASFGGNVVHLPGRGPYTFRIHGHRAGTLHPPPNTASSYSQLYIIEARDAVETRLQHPENRHCRQDVMTLLTDTLNEVNPNAAAYKKMF; encoded by the coding sequence ATGCAGCGACGTAAAAGATCCTGCTCTCTGGATGGGCGCACCGCCCGTAGACGCCACCAACAACATGTACAGCAACAACGCCAGCTGCAGCCACCGACCAATCAAAATGATGACCATAATCTGCTCCCGGAGGAATTTACGCTTGGCGCAATGAACACTGTCTGTCAGTTCTGTGAAGCTCTGCGCTTCAAAAAGGAACCACTGAACTGTTGCCACAATGGCAAGATCAACCTCCCGCCGCTACCTCAATATCCACATCAGTTGGAACCACTGTTCACCACCAACACAGccatgaccagaaatttcttAGACAACATTCGCCAATATAATAGCTCCGTCGCCTTCGCATCCTTCGGTGGTAATGTCGTCCATCTGCCCGGCCGCGGCCCATACACTTTCCGCATTCATGGCCATCGTGCAGGCACCCTTCATCCACCACCTAACACAGCTTCATCTTATAGCCAGTTATACATCATTGAGGCAAGAGACGCCGTTGAAACTCGACTCCAGCATCCAGAAAACCGACACTGCCGCCAGGATGTCATGACCTTGCTGACGGATACCCTCAATGAAGTCAACCCAAACGCAGCGGCATACAAGAAGATGTTTTAA
- the LOC135489986 gene encoding piggyBac transposable element-derived protein 4-like: MYVVRNLTRNMRGFGHHLFNDIDNFYSSPALCFALMDHDIGVCGTVRPNRVGYPKNFHTIPLARGQKPLFKRAENVIACTWQDNKRVNMLSTIHCCGVTPIQVRDKKEATGFRNVSKPDCVIQHNKYMGRVDLMDQYLQYYEYPHRSNKWYMPLYHRIRETAMVNGYILYHKVHNDKMTHLKFREDLIEGLLQGITPSRKQRGRPSDANRDVRLVERHFGWIPFKNYKPNCTVCSLPSIKRVQTSNGCQECKKPMCWPDCFKAYHTEQHFRIEGRRILQRKLDVRH; encoded by the coding sequence ATGTATGTTGTCAGGAATCTCACAAGAAATATGCGAGGATTTGGACATCATTTGttcaatgacattgacaatttCTACTCCTCTCCAGCTCTCTGCTTCGCATTGATGGATCATGACATAGGAGTCTGTGGGACAGTCAGACCAAACCGTGTTGGATATCCGAAGAACTTCCATACCATTCCACTTGCACGGGGTCAGAAGCCTCTATTCAAGAGGGCTGAAAATGTGATCGCATGCACATGGCAGGACAATAAACGGGTGAACATGCTCTCAACCATTCATTGCTGTGGAGTTACGCCTATACAAGTGAGGGACAAAAAGGAGGCTACTGGTTTTCGAAATGTTTCAAAACCTGATTGTGTCATACAGCATAACAAGTATATGGGTAGGGTCGATCTGATGGACCAGTATCTCCAATACTATGAGTACCCACATCGCAGCAACAAGTGGTACATGCCACTGTACCATAGGATTCGGGAAACTGCCATGGTAAATGGGTATATTTTGTATCATAAGGTACATAATGACAAGATGACCCATCTCAAGTTCAGGGAAGACCTAATTGAGGGTTTGTTGCAAGGCATCACTCCCTCTAGAAAGCAGCGAGGGCGACCAAGTGATGCCAACAGAGATGTCCGCCTGGTGGAACGGCACTTCGGTTGGATCCCATTCAAAAACTATAAGCCAAACTGTACTGTATGCTCCCTTCCATCAATCAAGCGTGTGCAAACCAGCAATGGCTGCCAGGAGTGCAAGAAGCCAATGTGCTGGCCAGACTGCTTCAAGGCGTACCACACAGAGCAGCATTTTCGCATTGAAGGGAGGAGAATTCTACAGCGCAAACTTGACGTTCGACACTAG